The Candidatus Magasanikbacteria bacterium RIFOXYB2_FULL_38_10 genome contains the following window.
ATTCTTACTAATTCCAAACGCGCCGCCACTAATTCACTTCTTTCGGCTTTCAAGACCGGGCAATTTTCATAAAAATTACTAAAATCCTGACACAGCTCATAGAGATATTTGGCGAGCTGTGAAGGATCCTGCCTTTCCCCTGCTACAATAATGGCCCCGTTCAAACCGGCCATTTTCAAAATTAATTTTTTTTCAAAATCGGAAATCAACAAAGAATAACTTGTTTTTAAATTTATTTTTACTTTTTTTAAAAGGCTATTCATTCTGGCCAAACTATATTGCAAATAAGGAGCGGTAAAACCATCAAAAGAAATTGCTTCTTTAATATCAAAAGCAATTGTCTGATTGCTACCAACTTTTATCATGCTAAATTTTAAAGCGCCAAAGGCTAAGGCTTTGGCCGTCTTATCCAATTTAGCCTCCGACCATTCCGGATGTCGTTTTTTTGTTTCTTCTTTGGCCGCGCGCAAGGCTTCATCGCGTACCGTTTCATATAAAATCACATTGCCGGCGCGCGAAGACATTTTTTCTCCACCAGGTAAAGCGACTAATTCGCAAGCCACGTGAGACATCTTATATTTAAATCCGCTGAGTTCCAAAATCTTGAATAATTGTTGAAAATAAAATTTCTGTTCTGTACCGGTTAAATTTATACTACCGGTAATTTTGGAAAACTTCTTGGCCTTGACCTTGGCTAATCCTAAATCCGAGGTTAAATACAAACCGGCACCATCGCTTTTTCTGATAAGGGCGACATCCAAACCAAAACTTCCTAAATCAATAATAATCGCCCCACCCTCCCCTACTTTGGCAATTCCCTTTTGTAAAAGCTCGTCAACCACTTTTTGTCCCAAGTCTTTAACGTCTTTTTCATAAAAAACTGTTTTATGCTTTACCTCAAGTTCTGCAAAAATATTTTTAAAACCATCCAAACTCCATTGCCTGGTCTGCAAAAATAATTTCCAAATCTTTTTGTCTTTGGCTTCAAGCATTTTCAGCATTGCTTTAGATTCTTCAGCTTGTTCCGGATTTTCTTTTAAATAATTACTGGCTTCGGCATAAATTTGTCCCAACCATTTTTGCTTATCAGCTGGCGGTTTTTCTCCTTTGTGCAAATTAACTAAGCCCCATAAACACTTGGCCACGTGCGCTCCAAAATCATTGATGTAATTAACCCTAATCACTTTGGCACCGGCGGCTTCATATAAATTGGCCAAGGCATTACCCAAGCACATTATTCTTAAATGACCCACATGTATTTCTTTGTGAGTGTTATTGGAAGGATACTCAATTAAAATTTGCTCACCTTTCTTGGCCGTACCTTGCCCATATTTATTTTTTTTCTTTTTGATTTGGGGTAAAACCAACTCCGCTACCATAGCCGGATTAAGAAAAAAATTAAGATAAGGCCCGCTTGCCTCAACTTTTTCTATTATGGAATCTTTATTAGTCAAATTATTCAATTTATTAGCCAATTCAAAAATTTGATTGATCCCTAGATGTTCTGTTTTACCAAAACAACCAAATGAAAAATCTCCCATTCCTGGTTGAGGTGGTTTTTTTAATTCAATTTCTCCACTTACTCCACCATCTTTGAGAAGTTCAATGATTTGTTGTTTAATTTCCTCCAACATAATTGTTATTTAATCTTTACAAAAAACCTGCTTCCTTTTTGCACCATATCGCCGCTCTTTACATCCATTTCAATGGAATCTATTTTTTGATTATTAACTTGCACGCCGCCCTGTTCCACTACCCGCCGCGCTTCGCTTTTGCTTTTAACAAAACCGGCAGCCACTAAAACTGCTAAGATATTTTTATCAGTCACTTTAATTTCCATCATTTCTTCCGGCACTTCTTTTTTAGTAAAAGTTTTTACAAAATGCTCTTGCGCTTCAACAGCCAACTTTTCCCCATAATACATTTTTACAATCTCACCCGCTAAACGCATTTTTAAATCTTTAGGATTAGCACCTGCTTTCAATTCTTTTTCAATATCTTTAACTTCTAAAACAGGCATTTCCGTGCACATCTCAAATCCGCCCAAAATCATGCCATCGGTCCAACTCATTATTTTGCCAAACATTTCCTCCGGCGTATCGGATAACGCCACCATATTACCGGTGGTTTTACCCATTTTTACACCGCTGTTATCTGCGAGTAATTTCATTGTTAAAACAAACTTTTCTTTATTTTTTAATTCTTTCATTAAATCCCGTCCGGCCAGCATATTAAAAGTTTGGTCATTGCCCCCAATTTCGCCGTCCACGTCCATAGCTACGGAATCGTAAGCTTGCATTACAGGGTATAAAAATTCATGAAGATAAATAGTTTCATTTTTTTTCAAACGTTCTTGAAACATATCCCTCTCCAGAAGTCTGGGTACGGTAAAATGCGCAGTTAATTCCAAAATATCAGCAAAATTCATTTTACCAAGCCACTCGTTATTATATTTTATTTCCGCCGCATTTTTTCCTTCAAAATCTAAAATTGCCGAAGCCTGCTTTTGATAATTCTTACAATTGTTTAAAACTTCTTCACGGGTTAATTTTTTACGCACTGCCGTTTTGTCCGTCGGATCACCAATCATCCCGGTAAAATCACCAATCAGCATTATTATTTTATGTCCTAAATCTTGAAACTGGCGCAATTTTAATAAAGTAATTCCGTGGCCAATATGTAAAGTGGCGGCAGTTGGATCGTAGCCGGTATAGATTTTTAATTGTTTGCCCGATTGTAGCAAACTTTTTAAAAAATCTTTGGTGGGATATATATTTTCCACGCCTTTTTTTAAAATCTCTTCAATTTTTTTAGGGTCTGTATCAACTGACATATATAATTTTATATAAAATATTTTATAATTATCCCACAATCGGCACGGTAATTTTAAAGGTAGTGTTCCAACCGCCGTCAGTATCCGGCGACATCACCTCTATATTACCCCCGACTTTTAAAAGACGCTTATCAGCATAAGCCAAACCCTTGCCCCCTTCTTCTATCCCGCGCAAAGCCTCTTCCTTGGTAGAAAATTTTTCATCAAAAATCCTGCCTTGAATTTCTTTGGGTATGCCTATTCCGTTGTCAGAAAATTTAAAAACCAAATTTTGTCCGTCTCTTTCAATGATCAATTGCACTCGACTATCTTGCATATTTTTTATATCCGATCTTAAAGCATTGGATAAACAATTCTGCAAAATATTAAAAATCAAACCGTGAGGAGCTTTAATTTTCAAATTTGTCGCTTCCTCCGCTGTAATATTGTTATAAATTACTTCTGGTTTGTTATTCAAATATTCAGGACCGCTTTTGTGAAAACCGCCGTCAAAACCACCTAAAAGCCATTCCAAAGTTTTGACCAAACGTCCAATGTCTTTTTCTTGATCAATATTCCTCACCATTACTTCCGCGGGATTCTCTCCTCTTAAAAATAAATCTTCCATTATTAGACGATAGGCCTCCCAATTCTTTTTTACGGAAACCCACCTTTCCAACAAATACTCCAGATCTTGTTCGGTAAATTCTTTCCCTTTCAAATAATCTTCACAAATGTCTTCCAAAATAATCTGTTTGCTCATATCTATAACCGCCCTTCTAAAATTTTTAGCATCGTGGGTAAAATAGCCTTTCATTTTTTTAGATAGATGACGGCTCAAATCTCTTGTTTTTAACAAATTATCTAAGGCTGATTTGATTGAAGAAAAAACTATCTCATTTTCTTGATTGCGACCAACTGTCAAACGATGAATCAAAGACTCAACCTCTACAAAGGCCTTATCATATAAATCCAATTCTTTAAAAGGCATTAAATGAATCTCTTTTGCCTCTTTCAAAAAGATATCCGATTTATTTTTTAAAATTATCTCTCCATTATTTTTTTCAAGCATATTTCTAATTCTTGTTTAATTAACGCTCGCCTTGGCAGGTTCGCCAAAATGCTGACAGTGTTGAGCGATTTCATTACGAGTAAGTCTTAGGGGCATAAAAATTATTCCGGCCAATTTTCAATCATTAAAAATTCCTTTTGTTTAGACGGAGACATTTGATATACAGCTTCTGTGACATACGGAACAAAAGGATGTAATAATTTGATACCAATTAACCAAACGCGGAAAAGTGTTTGCTTGGCCGCTTTTTTTTCTTCTTCACTTACCTCGGCAGACAGCCGCGGTTTTATTTCTTCTAAATATTTATCGCAAAATTCATGCCAAAAAAATTGATAAGCCTCTTCCGCTGCCAAATGAAAATCAAAATCGTCTAAATTTTTCGTCACTTTTTTTGTCACCTCGGCTAATCTTTCCAAAATTGCTTTGTCTTGTTCATTAACAACATTATTTTTCTCTGCTGGCACAAAATTTTCTCCCAAATTCATCATTACAAACCTAGAAGCATTCCAAATTTTATTGGCAAAATTGCGATGCGCACGGATTTTATCTTCGGAAATAACAACATCATTACCAGCGGAAACTCCAAACACCAAAGCCATACGCAAAGCATCGGCTCCGTAATTTTCTACTACGCCCAAAGGATCAATTACATTGCCCTTAGACTTAGACATTTTTTGTCTGTCTTTGTCACGCACAAGTCCGTGCAGATAAACATTTTTAAACGGCACTTTGCCAGTCACATAAATTCCCAGCATTATCATTCTGGCTACCCAAAAAAACAAGATATCCCAACCAGTTTCCATTACGGCTGTTGGATAAAACCTTTTAAAATCGCCAGTGGTTTGCAGAGTGGCAAACGGCCACTGACCAGAAGAAAACCAAGTATCAAAAACATCAGTTTCTTGCACCCAGCCCTCCCCTTTCGGCGCTTCTTCACCCGCATAAACTTCTTCACCCTTGTACCACACCGGAATTTGAATCCCCCAAACAATCTGACGGGAAACATTCCAATCGCGGATATTTTCCAGCCAATGAAAAAATATTTTTTCAAATTTTTCCGTGACAAATTTTACCTCGCCGTTTCTAACCGCCTCCATGGCTTTTTCTGCCAAAGGTTTCATTTTAATAAACCACTGAGGCAAAACCCTAGGCTCCAAAACATTGCCGCATTTATAGCAGGTGGCCACACTATGTTTGTAATTAGCATCAATTTTCACCATCAAGCCGGCTTTTTCCAAATCCTGCGCAATCACTTTTCTAGCCTCGGCAATCTTTAAACCATGATATTTTTTAGCCGCCTCATTATCTGGAAAATGCTTTAACAAATTCAATTTGCCATATTGATCAATCACTTCTATGGGTCCGGGAATTTCATTTTTGTGCCTCTGCCAAATTTCATAATCAATTGGATCGTGGGCCGGCGTCACTTTTACCGCGCCCGTGCCAAATGTGGGATCTACGGCTTCATCGGCAATAACTTTTATTTTAGTTTTGCCAATTAAAGTTTCTATCTCCACCTCTTGGCCAATATATTCTTTATAGCGTTCATCATTAGGATGCACGGCAATAGCCGTATCACCAAACTTAGTTTCCAACCGCACCGTGGCCAAAGTAATCGGCCCATATTTTATATAATACAAAGGATCTTCTTTTTCTACATGCTTCACTTCCAAATCAGATAAAGTAGTTTGATGTTTCACACACCAGTTGATAATTCTTTCTCCGCGATAAGCCAGGCCATCATCGTAAAGCTTTTTAAAAGTTTGATTGACGATTTTGACAATTTCCGGGTCCAGAGCAAAAGTTTCTTTTGTCCAATCGCAAGACGCACCAAGTCGGCGCAATTGCCCTTCCATTACCGTTTTGTTGGTTTGCGTAAAATCCCAAATTTCTTTGTATAATTCATCTCTGGGAATAGTAAACCAATTACGACCATCCTTTTCCAATTTTTTTTGATAAACAACTTGCGTTTCAAAACCGGCGTGATCGGCCCCGGGCAACCATAAAGTCGGTTCGCCTTTCATCCTATGATAGCGCACCATAATATCTTCCAGTGTCACAAAAACCGCGTGACCCACGTGCAAAGAACCATTGGAATTAGGCGGTGGCATTATAATACAAAACGGCTCGCCCTTGGCCTCTTTAGACGAGGCAAATTTTCCGCTCGCCTCCCATTGTTTATAAATTTCCTTTTCAAATTCCTCCGGTTTAAAAACTTTTGGCAATTCCATACATAATAATTTTATTTGTCTCTTTATTCTAACTTAAAAACCGCTTTAAGGCAAGATCTTGACTTACTAAACAATGGCAACTCAACAGGTTGCTTTTTTTAATTAAAAAACCCTTGCTGTTAAGCAAGGGCGTAAAACACTATCCAATTAAATAATGGTTACAAAAAAATCAACCAAAACCAACACGAAACAAGTAGACCCTAGCGCGATACTGACGACAAAAGTCTTGCTAATCCACTTAATGGTAGTTTGAGCAAGATTGGGCTGGCTCTTTTGAAAAAGCGGGGCAATGGTCAAAAACTTGTTCAACTGCCTTGCTTCCCACAAGATATACAAAAACTGGGAAAGAGCCATGGTAAAGGAAAATAACCCCAGCGGAAAAAGGAAATTGCTTTTAAAAGCCTGACTGAACGGCCCATAAAGACAATAGGTAGAGACGAGCAACAAGGGCAGACCAAAAACTAAGCACATTTTCATCAGCACTTCCAGAAAGGCACTTCCCTCCCTGGCGCCAGGTGTCAAAAAAGAAAACAACGCCCAACCAGTACTGGACAGACCCAATCCCATCGCCACAAAAAGAGCAATGATTAAACCGTGCATGATCCCCTCCTCACTTTGATTTATCAAAAAACTGTTTTTCTATTAAGGAGCTTAGCAAAATAATTGAAAAATGTCAATCTCGCGTCTAGCACACATATTCTAGTACGCCTATTTGACAATCTCTCTTCCTTATTATACTATAACCTATTCTGGTAATTATGGCTTTAGAAAGGGAAAAACAACTTACGGAAGCGATAAACCGCGCCCGCCAAATTTTGGTGGTTTTTAGACATGACTCTGGCGACGGCCTAGCCACAGCCTTGGCCTTAGGGCAAATCCTTAAAAAAATGAACAAGCAAACGGAAATAATCAGCCCCAATTTTTCCCCTCCCGCCATCTTCAATTTCCTGCCCGGTTTTAAAGAAATTCACACTAATCTTTCGCCTCTACAAAAATTCATCATCAAAGTTGATTTATCCAAAAATAAACTGGCTTCTTTAAGTTATGATGTTAAAGATGATAATTTATTCGTCTATATCACACCTAAAACAGGATTGATTTCTCACGAAAACATTAAAACCGCTACCACGGATTTAAAATTTGATTTAATCTTTACGGTGGATTGTCCGGATTTGCAATCACTGGGGACACTGTATCAAAATAATACCGATCTCTTTTCCAAAGTGCCTATTGTTAACATAGACCATAACCCAGCCAATGAAAATTTTGGTTCAATAAATCTAATAGATATTTCGGCCATGGCCAGCGCGGAAATTGTTTTTGAATTATTGCAAAAAACCTGGCCGGATTTTATCACTTCGGAAATTACTACTTTACTTTTAACGGGCTTGATTGTTAAAACCCAAAGTTTTCGCACGCCCAACATTAACGGCCGCACTTTGCACAACGCCAGTCAACTGGTAAATTTGGGAGCGGACAGAGAAAAAATTGTCACTGAACTTTATCGTCGTCGCACCCTGCCCACTTTAAAATTATGGGGCAAGGCACTAAGTAATTTAAAAAATGATAATGCCTGCGGCTTGGTTTGGACAGCACTGTCAAAAAATGATTTGCATGAATCCGGCGCCACAGCCCAGGAGTTGCCAGAAGTGGTTGACGAACTGATTGCCAACTCTCCCGAGGCCAAAATTATTGTCTTGTTGTATGAAACAGAAATGGGCGTAGAAGGAATTGTGACAGCACAAAATAATTTTGACGCGCTGATGCTCACAAAAATATTCAATCCCGAAGGCACCAAGCAACGTGCGCGGATAACTATAAAAAATAAAAATTTGTTAACGGCGGAAAAAGAAGTGGTGGAAAAGATTAAAGAAGCGTTGGGAAAATAAAAATCGTTGACGAAATGTCAAGAGCGATTTTTTTGTTGGCGCAATTTTTTTGTATAAAAAATCCGCCGGTACTCAAACCAGCGGAGGAAATGACAAAGTTAATTACACGTCGCAGTTAAGCCGGCTTTTTGGGCAATTTTTTGCACCGCCGCCGAACCCAATTCTAAAGCCGCAAAATACACCGCCGATTCTTTTTCATTTAAACCAAATTGTTCCAAAATTGTTGATTTCATAAGATAGTTTCACTATATCAAAAATCTATTGAACAAGCATTTTTTTGGCCTGCAATTCTTTTTTAGAAAGCCATAAAAATACACCCACCACTATAAAAGTTATTACGGGCGAAAACCAACTGGGAATATGCGCTTGCAAACTTTCGGCGAGCATTATTGCGCCTAAAACGCCAATGGAATACATAGCGCCATTTTTTAAATAACGATATTTTTTAACAGTTTTAATGCCATGTACGGTAAAATATCGAACCACCACGGCTCCTAAACCATTACCAAGTAAAATTAAAGGAATGGAAACCGTGAAAGCAAACGCGCCTAGCACTCCATCAATAGAAAAAGTGGTATCGATCACTTCCAAATATAAAATTTTGCTGATATCCGAAAGATGCCCCGTGGTTAACTCCTTCTCTTTTTCTTCGGCATTCTTTTTAAATCCATTAGTAATAAAAAAAGCTGTGGAACCGACCACCGCGCCTAAAGCAATAAACGGGTTGATCTTGATGGTCACCCAAACCACGGTTAACAAAATAACAGAAGCGACGGCGTAAAACCAAAATGATAAACGGTGATGAATATATTTTTCCAAAAAGAAGGCATATTCCTTTGTTTCCAAAAACAACCAATAAAAAAACAAATAAACCAAATACATACCGCCGCCAGCTAAAAGTATAGGGGTCTGTTTTTCAATTATTTTAATTACCGATTGATCAGAACTAAAAGTAGCCCAAAAAGATTGCACCAAATTTAATCCCGGACTGGAAAAATAAATAATTAAAAGCGGCATGAAGCCGCGCACCAAAAAAACGGCAATGATGATGCCGTAAAACAAAAACCAATGGCGCGCCCTCTTAGACATGGTGGAAAGAACATCGGCATTCACCACGGCGTTGTCAATACTGGAAATAACCTCAAACAAAGTTAGGCCCAACACTATTAAAATGATTTCGGAAAAATTCATAATTAATTTATAGGTAGGTTTTTTTGGTGCGCCTGGATGGATTTGAACCATCGACCCTGCGATTATAAGTCGCATGCTCTAACCACTGAGCTACAGGCGCAAAATTAATGAATTGAACTCAAAACTTTAATTTGCATCAAAATTTTCTCTTTCAATGTTACTCGATTAAACATGATTGTGCAAGTACCATGGCCAAATCCTCCTTTATGATTAATGCGCTTACTAATATTTTTTTTAATATAAGGCTTAATAAATTGATCTGATGATATTTTAAGATATTCAGACCAAAAATCAATTTCTTCCTTAATATTCATGTCGGGGTAAAGTTGTAAACCAATCCGTAAATCAGTTCTAGAAATTTTGTGAATATCAGTTAGCCATTTAATAAAAAATTTTAAAATATTAGGATCCGTATTAGCTAATGCCACTCTAGACCAGTCTTGCTTTGATCCCTCGCCCCAATATAATCCCAAACCTATTAAAAATAGTTCTCTTTTATTTAAAGGTAATAATAATTCTTTTTCTCTACAAAATATTTCTTCCATTCTCTTTTTTCTTTTTTCAAACATGGTATTTCTGAATTTTTCTATTCTATCCAAATTTTTATTTCGCAGCTCATCTATCCTCTTTTTAGACAAAGGGAGAAAATAAAGCCAGGAACTTAAAGTACTTTTAGAAACTTTAATTTCTCTTTTAATTTGAGAATAACTCAGTCCTTTTTTTCTTAAAGATAAAGCTTTTTCTCTCAATAAAATTTTGGACATACAAAATAGGTTTGTAGGAATTTATTTCATAAGTACATTATAACATATGTAAATATCTAATATCAAATAAATAGAGATCCCCTATCTGAATGGCCGTGGTCATAAATACGCGATTATGATTATTATGATTTGAGTAATTTAATAATTTGTAAAGAAACCGAACACGCCCCATGACTGACCATGTTTTTGGACTTTTGTCAAGATGCTTGCTAAAATAGCCTTATCTATGTCTATACCCTTAATTATTCAAAAATCCCTCACTCTAGCTCAAAAACAGGAAAAGGGCTTGGTTTTTATTGCGGTTTTATTTAAAAAAATACCTTCGACCGAAATTTTTTTTGTTGGCGGCATTGTGCGCGACTGGCTTTTAAAACGTCCCAGCAAAGATTTTGATTTTGTGATTCGCGGCGTACCGGCCAAAAAACTGGCGGCTTTTTTAAAGACTCAAGGCACGGTTAATTTGGTGGGCGAACGCTTTGGTGTCTTCAAATTCCAACCTAAAAATTCCTCTTCCACTTTTGATATTGCTCTCCCCCGCACCGAACATGCCCTGGGCACTGG
Protein-coding sequences here:
- a CDS encoding arginine--tRNA ligase, which gives rise to MLEEIKQQIIELLKDGGVSGEIELKKPPQPGMGDFSFGCFGKTEHLGINQIFELANKLNNLTNKDSIIEKVEASGPYLNFFLNPAMVAELVLPQIKKKKNKYGQGTAKKGEQILIEYPSNNTHKEIHVGHLRIMCLGNALANLYEAAGAKVIRVNYINDFGAHVAKCLWGLVNLHKGEKPPADKQKWLGQIYAEASNYLKENPEQAEESKAMLKMLEAKDKKIWKLFLQTRQWSLDGFKNIFAELEVKHKTVFYEKDVKDLGQKVVDELLQKGIAKVGEGGAIIIDLGSFGLDVALIRKSDGAGLYLTSDLGLAKVKAKKFSKITGSINLTGTEQKFYFQQLFKILELSGFKYKMSHVACELVALPGGEKMSSRAGNVILYETVRDEALRAAKEETKKRHPEWSEAKLDKTAKALAFGALKFSMIKVGSNQTIAFDIKEAISFDGFTAPYLQYSLARMNSLLKKVKINLKTSYSLLISDFEKKLILKMAGLNGAIIVAGERQDPSQLAKYLYELCQDFSNFYENCPVLKAERSELVAARLELVRMVRQVLENGLFILGIPIIKEM
- a CDS encoding valine--tRNA ligase — protein: MELPKVFKPEEFEKEIYKQWEASGKFASSKEAKGEPFCIIMPPPNSNGSLHVGHAVFVTLEDIMVRYHRMKGEPTLWLPGADHAGFETQVVYQKKLEKDGRNWFTIPRDELYKEIWDFTQTNKTVMEGQLRRLGASCDWTKETFALDPEIVKIVNQTFKKLYDDGLAYRGERIINWCVKHQTTLSDLEVKHVEKEDPLYYIKYGPITLATVRLETKFGDTAIAVHPNDERYKEYIGQEVEIETLIGKTKIKVIADEAVDPTFGTGAVKVTPAHDPIDYEIWQRHKNEIPGPIEVIDQYGKLNLLKHFPDNEAAKKYHGLKIAEARKVIAQDLEKAGLMVKIDANYKHSVATCYKCGNVLEPRVLPQWFIKMKPLAEKAMEAVRNGEVKFVTEKFEKIFFHWLENIRDWNVSRQIVWGIQIPVWYKGEEVYAGEEAPKGEGWVQETDVFDTWFSSGQWPFATLQTTGDFKRFYPTAVMETGWDILFFWVARMIMLGIYVTGKVPFKNVYLHGLVRDKDRQKMSKSKGNVIDPLGVVENYGADALRMALVFGVSAGNDVVISEDKIRAHRNFANKIWNASRFVMMNLGENFVPAEKNNVVNEQDKAILERLAEVTKKVTKNLDDFDFHLAAEEAYQFFWHEFCDKYLEEIKPRLSAEVSEEEKKAAKQTLFRVWLIGIKLLHPFVPYVTEAVYQMSPSKQKEFLMIENWPE
- a CDS encoding tyrosine--tRNA ligase yields the protein MSVDTDPKKIEEILKKGVENIYPTKDFLKSLLQSGKQLKIYTGYDPTAATLHIGHGITLLKLRQFQDLGHKIIMLIGDFTGMIGDPTDKTAVRKKLTREEVLNNCKNYQKQASAILDFEGKNAAEIKYNNEWLGKMNFADILELTAHFTVPRLLERDMFQERLKKNETIYLHEFLYPVMQAYDSVAMDVDGEIGGNDQTFNMLAGRDLMKELKNKEKFVLTMKLLADNSGVKMGKTTGNMVALSDTPEEMFGKIMSWTDGMILGGFEMCTEMPVLEVKDIEKELKAGANPKDLKMRLAGEIVKMYYGEKLAVEAQEHFVKTFTKKEVPEEMMEIKVTDKNILAVLVAAGFVKSKSEARRVVEQGGVQVNNQKIDSIEMDVKSGDMVQKGSRFFVKIK